A genomic stretch from Sulfuricurvum sp. includes:
- the ppk2 gene encoding polyphosphate kinase 2 — protein sequence MGAKTSMLKDEVVDTANLDEIVHEDRRKTDFENAVEREKHSKKEERFPVWVKKSVLDYEKELKELQIELLKLQNHVKDKGLKVLMIFEGRDAAGKGGTIKRITEHLNPRGARIVALEKPSDVEKTQWYFQRYTEYLPSAGEMVLFDRSWYNRGGVEPVMGFCTPHEHQEFLDHVSEFEKMLVNSGIILFKFYFSVSKKEQARRFKARKTDPLKQFKLSPVDAKSQEMWDQYTTAKLTMLKASHTGTSPWVIIRSDNKKKARINCIKHILSSIQYPSKNQPDLKTSKKILAWGDEEIKLIESTIQPHINGDIKKG from the coding sequence ATGGGCGCAAAAACCTCTATGCTCAAAGATGAAGTAGTTGACACAGCCAACCTTGATGAAATAGTACATGAAGATCGTCGAAAAACAGACTTTGAAAATGCGGTTGAAAGAGAAAAACATTCCAAAAAAGAGGAACGTTTCCCCGTTTGGGTCAAAAAATCGGTTCTTGATTACGAAAAAGAACTCAAAGAACTCCAAATCGAACTTTTAAAACTCCAAAATCATGTCAAGGATAAAGGGCTAAAAGTACTTATGATTTTCGAAGGTCGTGATGCGGCTGGAAAAGGGGGGACAATCAAACGGATTACCGAACACCTCAATCCACGCGGTGCCCGTATCGTAGCACTCGAAAAACCCTCAGACGTTGAAAAAACACAATGGTATTTTCAACGCTATACCGAATACCTCCCCAGTGCGGGTGAAATGGTCCTCTTTGATCGAAGTTGGTACAATCGCGGTGGTGTTGAGCCGGTTATGGGATTTTGTACTCCGCATGAGCATCAAGAGTTTTTAGATCATGTCAGCGAATTTGAAAAAATGTTGGTAAATTCTGGTATCATCCTCTTTAAATTTTATTTCTCCGTCTCTAAAAAAGAGCAAGCACGACGCTTTAAAGCACGCAAGACCGATCCTCTAAAACAATTTAAACTCTCCCCTGTCGATGCCAAATCACAAGAGATGTGGGATCAATACACTACGGCAAAACTCACCATGCTCAAAGCTTCCCATACAGGAACATCACCATGGGTTATTATCCGTTCCGACAATAAGAAAAAAGCTCGAATCAACTGTATCAAACATATCTTATCCAGTATCCAGTACCCCTCTAAAAATCAACCCGATCTCAAAACATCGAAAAAAATATTAGCGTGGGGAGATGAAGAGATAAAACTTATCGAAAGCACTATTCAACCTCACATAAACGGTGATATCAAAAAAGGATAA
- a CDS encoding phosphatidate cytidylyltransferase, whose product MIETITTLFSGKSGIVLLIILGILAFATLIVSVLFRTKTSQELKDRVYSWWIIIGAFILGAMLNNTVAMFFFALISYLALKEYFTLIPTRRTDRRIIFYAYLSIVFQYWFAGAQWYGMFIIWIPVYLFLLLPFRQVLIGETQGFLENTSRVQWGLMMFVFGLSHLAYMMTLPAVAGHDVGGKELVLYLVVLTELNDVLQYLWGKALGRHKIVPKVSPNKTVEGFLGAFVTLSALAVAFSFLTPFTTLQALAAGMLISGAGFVGDVVISMVKRDIGVKDSGHLLPGHGGILDRVDSLTYTAPLFFHFTYYLYY is encoded by the coding sequence ATGATAGAGACAATCACCACACTTTTTTCGGGTAAAAGCGGCATTGTTTTGCTGATTATTTTAGGGATATTGGCGTTTGCCACATTGATCGTATCGGTGCTGTTTCGTACCAAAACCTCCCAAGAGCTCAAAGATCGAGTCTACTCTTGGTGGATCATTATCGGTGCATTTATACTCGGGGCGATGCTCAACAACACCGTAGCAATGTTCTTTTTCGCCCTCATCAGCTATCTCGCCCTCAAAGAGTATTTCACCCTCATCCCCACCCGTCGAACCGATCGTCGGATCATCTTTTACGCCTACCTCTCCATCGTGTTTCAGTATTGGTTCGCGGGGGCGCAGTGGTATGGGATGTTTATCATTTGGATACCCGTCTATCTCTTTTTGCTCCTCCCGTTTCGTCAGGTACTCATCGGGGAGACGCAGGGATTTTTAGAGAACACGAGCCGCGTGCAGTGGGGGCTGATGATGTTCGTCTTTGGTCTCAGCCACCTCGCCTATATGATGACGCTTCCTGCTGTGGCGGGGCATGATGTCGGAGGCAAAGAGTTGGTGCTCTATCTCGTCGTCCTCACCGAACTCAATGATGTATTACAGTATCTCTGGGGCAAGGCTCTGGGCCGCCATAAAATCGTCCCGAAAGTTAGCCCCAACAAAACAGTCGAGGGATTTTTAGGGGCGTTCGTCACTCTCAGCGCCCTTGCGGTAGCGTTTTCGTTTCTCACCCCTTTTACGACGCTTCAAGCACTCGCGGCGGGGATGCTCATCAGCGGTGCGGGGTTCGTCGGCGATGTCGTCATCTCGATGGTCAAACGGGACATCGGGGTAAAAGATTCGGGGCATCTGCTGCCGGGGCATGGGGGGATACTTGATCGTGTCGATAGTCTCACCTATACTGCGCCGCTCTTTTTCCATTTCACCTACTATCTCTACTATTAG
- a CDS encoding thioredoxin domain-containing protein, with protein MSNRLAFEDSPYLQQHRDNPIDWYPWGDEAFEKALSEHKSIFISIGYSSCHWCHVMEHEVFENTKIAEFVNQHFVCIKVDREERPDIDKHFQELHNLLNRRSGGWPLSIFATPQNKPFYAATYIPPYNQNQMMGFSELTAIIAEKVAQNDEKLFQNANEIMSFMKPNNAPTQATQLNEKIILQFSKQAEHNFDSVNGGFSKSPKFPHASTLKTLLTLEALETNPLYHTIVTHTLNSMGRGGMYDLIDGGFCRYSTDESWLVPHFEKMSYDNALLCEIYARASLAYNEPLFAQCAQEIADFMINFMMENNLFYSASDADTEGHEGKYFIYTYNEILQALTLAHVEDITEALSVLGVTHEGNFEGYSIITLPSLERPIWFADFVTQCQKMRQTRVYPFIDRKINTAWNAMMIKSLFILGKSNPLYHQHALDSLNALLETMMIDNTLYHTTLIHKSPKIGAFLEDYAYLSNTLIEAYECTFDEIYLIRAQQLANKALELFYQEGAWYFSRGDFPTIAEMDDGSYPSAMAFMIDSLLSLGSLVDGKYRHFAFKSLEYVSLKLMKTPIYYPKLTEQCIRYLKGDRIIKASKALLSECEGFNYPFILLKSDESVEEYLICGENSCFANTSDVHELEGLLRNSL; from the coding sequence ATGTCCAACCGTCTCGCCTTTGAGGATTCACCCTATCTGCAACAACACCGTGATAATCCCATCGATTGGTATCCATGGGGTGATGAAGCGTTTGAAAAAGCTTTGTCTGAACATAAATCTATATTTATAAGTATCGGTTACAGCAGTTGCCATTGGTGTCATGTGATGGAGCATGAGGTGTTTGAAAATACTAAGATTGCCGAATTTGTCAATCAACACTTCGTTTGTATCAAAGTAGACCGAGAAGAGCGTCCCGACATCGACAAACATTTTCAAGAACTCCACAACCTCCTCAACCGACGCTCTGGGGGCTGGCCACTCTCTATTTTCGCTACCCCGCAAAATAAACCCTTTTATGCCGCCACCTATATACCGCCCTATAATCAAAATCAGATGATGGGATTTAGTGAACTCACCGCCATTATCGCCGAAAAAGTAGCCCAAAACGATGAAAAACTGTTTCAAAATGCCAATGAAATCATGAGCTTTATGAAACCGAACAATGCCCCAACCCAAGCCACCCAACTGAACGAAAAAATCATTCTCCAATTTAGTAAACAAGCTGAGCACAACTTTGATAGCGTCAATGGCGGATTTTCAAAATCACCCAAATTTCCCCACGCCTCTACCCTTAAAACTTTGTTGACACTGGAAGCATTAGAGACTAATCCACTGTATCACACAATCGTTACCCATACACTAAATTCGATGGGTCGCGGGGGGATGTATGACCTCATCGATGGGGGATTTTGCCGTTACAGTACCGACGAGTCTTGGCTCGTTCCCCATTTCGAGAAGATGAGTTACGATAATGCCCTACTGTGTGAGATTTATGCCCGTGCCTCATTAGCCTACAATGAACCCCTCTTTGCTCAATGTGCCCAAGAGATTGCCGATTTTATGATAAATTTCATGATGGAAAACAATCTCTTTTACAGTGCGAGTGATGCCGATACCGAGGGTCATGAGGGGAAATATTTTATATACACCTATAATGAGATACTCCAAGCTCTCACTTTAGCCCACGTAGAAGATATTACAGAGGCTTTGAGCGTGTTGGGAGTGACGCACGAGGGGAATTTCGAGGGGTATAGTATTATTACCCTACCGAGCTTAGAACGTCCGATATGGTTTGCTGATTTTGTCACACAGTGTCAAAAAATGCGTCAAACTAGAGTGTACCCCTTCATCGACCGTAAAATCAATACGGCATGGAATGCGATGATGATTAAATCGCTCTTTATTTTAGGCAAATCCAACCCACTTTATCATCAACACGCACTGGATTCACTCAATGCATTACTGGAAACGATGATGATTGATAATACCCTCTATCACACTACACTCATCCATAAAAGTCCTAAAATCGGTGCTTTTTTAGAAGATTATGCCTATCTTAGTAACACACTAATCGAAGCGTATGAGTGTACGTTCGATGAGATATACCTCATTCGAGCACAACAACTAGCCAACAAAGCATTAGAGCTTTTTTACCAAGAGGGGGCATGGTATTTCAGCCGTGGAGATTTCCCGACGATTGCCGAGATGGATGATGGCTCATACCCCAGTGCTATGGCATTTATGATTGATTCCCTCCTCAGTCTTGGGAGTTTAGTGGATGGTAAATATCGCCATTTTGCCTTTAAAAGTCTCGAATATGTCTCTCTGAAACTGATGAAAACCCCGATTTACTATCCCAAACTCACCGAACAGTGCATCCGCTATCTCAAAGGTGATCGGATTATCAAAGCGTCAAAAGCACTTCTAAGCGAGTGCGAAGGGTTTAACTATCCTTTCATACTGCTCAAAAGTGATGAGAGCGTTGAGGAGTATTTGATTTGTGGCGAGAATAGTTGTTTTGCCAATACTTCTGATGTTCATGAATTAGAAGGATTACTTCGTAATAGCCTATGA
- a CDS encoding radical SAM protein, producing MAHYSQTYDLYLNSTQSFCHTCGNLTKLVDTHIVTKDNEVFLRKFCPKCGESMVKISSDYEYFKTCDSYLKAPDLPESSNTQVLRGCPFDCGVCPQHQNHPCLALFNITDECNMKCNICYFSSYPGAGNHRSMEQIEQMLSTLLKVESQPDLIQVTGGEPTTHPEIMEILRYLKKSPVRHLMLNTNGIRLSEEESFVKELKSLGGGFEVYLQFDSMDEKALRDIRARDMRSIRLKALELLEKYSISTTLVCVIKKGVNDHEIPDIVDFSRRYRCVRGVVFQPVQEAGRIEAADDFRLTLSEIRSRIIDDPRNPFSSEDMIPLPCDPHKIGVGYAAKQMKDGYADLFPVTGKIPKEIVTSHTGTVAFEQDRAFVKTIIETVSLDTAMGEGILKDKIKQKLFCCWPSFLAPSDMGYENVYRIVIMEFSDIYNFDSTNIKRECNFMIEPNRAIPFSTYNMGIKFTQ from the coding sequence ATGGCACACTATTCCCAAACCTATGATTTGTATCTAAATTCAACACAAAGTTTCTGCCATACTTGCGGAAACCTTACCAAACTCGTTGATACTCATATCGTCACCAAAGATAACGAAGTATTTTTACGCAAATTTTGTCCTAAATGCGGTGAATCGATGGTGAAGATTTCGAGTGATTATGAGTATTTTAAAACGTGTGATAGTTACCTCAAAGCACCCGATCTCCCCGAATCGTCCAATACTCAAGTATTACGCGGTTGCCCGTTTGACTGCGGTGTGTGTCCTCAACACCAAAATCATCCCTGCCTTGCCCTCTTTAACATCACCGATGAGTGCAATATGAAGTGCAATATCTGTTATTTCTCCTCCTATCCGGGGGCAGGGAATCATCGAAGCATGGAACAAATCGAGCAGATGCTTTCCACACTCCTCAAGGTAGAAAGCCAGCCCGATCTGATCCAAGTGACAGGAGGAGAGCCGACCACCCATCCAGAGATTATGGAAATATTACGGTATCTTAAAAAATCCCCCGTCCGTCATTTGATGCTCAATACAAACGGAATACGACTCTCTGAAGAAGAATCGTTTGTTAAAGAACTCAAATCCCTTGGGGGTGGGTTTGAAGTCTATTTACAGTTTGATTCGATGGATGAGAAAGCCCTACGTGACATTCGTGCCAGAGATATGCGTTCTATTCGACTCAAAGCATTGGAACTGTTAGAAAAATACAGTATCTCGACAACATTGGTTTGTGTTATCAAAAAAGGGGTAAATGATCATGAAATCCCTGATATTGTCGACTTTTCACGCCGTTATCGCTGTGTGCGGGGTGTCGTATTTCAACCCGTTCAAGAGGCGGGACGGATCGAAGCGGCGGATGATTTTCGCCTCACCCTCTCTGAGATACGCTCCCGTATTATCGACGACCCACGCAATCCATTTAGCAGTGAAGACATGATCCCTTTACCGTGTGATCCCCATAAAATAGGGGTTGGATATGCAGCAAAACAGATGAAGGACGGATATGCCGATCTCTTTCCCGTCACGGGAAAAATTCCTAAAGAGATCGTGACATCGCATACAGGAACAGTGGCATTTGAGCAAGATCGCGCTTTTGTCAAAACGATCATCGAGACGGTTAGCCTCGATACGGCGATGGGAGAAGGGATTCTCAAAGACAAAATCAAACAAAAACTTTTTTGTTGTTGGCCGTCATTTTTAGCACCCTCAGATATGGGATATGAAAATGTTTATCGTATTGTTATCATGGAGTTTTCAGACATCTATAATTTTGATTCGACTAATATTAAACGGGAATGTAACTTTATGATTGAACCAAATCGTGCTATCCCGTTTTCCACTTATAACATGGGGATCAAATTCACTCAATAA
- a CDS encoding prolipoprotein diacylglyceryl transferase family protein has protein sequence MSIHFIFDLLSYSVAFLISWKWIRPATPAIADETLRYGYYTALIIGFFIGAFGFGTLNTYYSLHQIIIGKSVLGAIFGGVVSAELFKKFAHIRGSTGAYFVPSLSIGIAIGRIGCYLSGIQDYTYGIETTTIFAHDFGDGIMRHPVQLYESVSMGLFFLYTVWVYKNNKKTFEHTIFYQFIGYYSLQRFVWEFLKPYETLIFGLTLFQILCLILMVYAFIYLQHKKGKL, from the coding sequence ATGAGTATCCATTTCATTTTCGATTTACTCTCGTACAGTGTTGCTTTTTTGATCTCATGGAAATGGATACGTCCCGCCACCCCTGCCATTGCGGATGAAACACTCCGCTACGGCTATTACACGGCATTGATCATCGGTTTTTTTATCGGTGCTTTTGGATTTGGTACACTCAATACCTACTATTCATTGCATCAAATCATTATCGGAAAATCGGTATTAGGTGCGATATTCGGCGGTGTAGTATCAGCAGAACTCTTTAAAAAATTTGCCCATATCCGTGGTTCTACGGGGGCATATTTTGTCCCCTCCCTCTCTATCGGTATTGCAATAGGTCGGATTGGGTGTTACCTCTCAGGGATTCAGGATTATACCTATGGTATCGAGACAACAACTATTTTCGCCCATGATTTTGGGGATGGAATAATGCGTCATCCCGTACAGCTCTACGAGAGTGTATCGATGGGGCTATTTTTTCTTTACACTGTTTGGGTTTACAAAAACAACAAAAAAACATTTGAACACACTATTTTTTATCAATTCATTGGGTATTATTCTCTACAACGTTTTGTTTGGGAATTTTTAAAGCCGTATGAAACTCTCATTTTTGGGCTTACACTGTTTCAAATACTTTGTCTGATTCTTATGGTTTATGCATTTATCTATCTTCAACATAAAAAAGGGAAATTATGA
- a CDS encoding SulP family inorganic anion transporter has protein sequence MIKLNTIIADFWGGTAAMLVALPSAIAFGVTIYATIGGHYGAYGAVAGILGVAAIGIIASLFGGTNRLISAPSAPAAAVLSAFALTYISKDFGPDTVFAMLMVVALLAGIFQVLFGLIGLGKLIKYMPFPVVSGYLSGVGLYIIASQTPKFLGLPQGTHILEALKNPTTWQWESMTVGFVTILTMFYADKIVRIIPAVILALIIGVLTYGLLGIADPLLFVPNNPLVIGELGGSNGINFLQMFIGRFNSLATFSLNDLSLLLFPALTLAALLSIDTLKTCVIIDSMTHSFHNSNRELIAQGSGNITSSLIGGMSGSGTMGATMVNLSSGAQTSLSGVIEGVMAILAFLLLGTFIAWIPVAALAGILIVIGLRMIDRHSIKLLKTSKTALDFFIIVVVALTALTVSLIAAAGVGLVLAIVLYIIQQIGVSVIYRQQDGSEMKSKIIRSNEDELYLTERSNEYSLYELHGSLFFGTANQLYTMLQEDLRHKKYIILDMKRVQTVDLTAAHILLQIKDILHDAGGYLILSRLPHKLPSGDDMESYFNHVGLLKHLSPIKVFDDLDDALEWVEEKLLAEEDNRNTKESLLSLGDFNLFKGRKADTLAELEMLLVNESYKKGETIYTIGESTGEIFLIRRGSVRIMLPFNEQKHIHLNTLTQGSFFGEFSFLEGTPHYTDTIAASDTELYMISRETYDLFSTQHKKAALHFMESLATVLAERLKVTRNELAVENDV, from the coding sequence GTGATTAAGTTAAACACTATTATTGCTGATTTTTGGGGTGGAACGGCCGCAATGCTCGTCGCCCTCCCCTCTGCTATTGCCTTTGGGGTTACTATTTATGCCACAATAGGTGGACATTATGGAGCGTATGGTGCGGTAGCGGGGATACTTGGGGTTGCGGCAATTGGAATTATTGCCTCCCTTTTTGGGGGAACGAATCGTCTGATTTCGGCTCCAAGTGCTCCAGCAGCAGCTGTTTTATCTGCCTTTGCCCTCACCTATATCTCTAAAGATTTCGGACCCGATACTGTTTTTGCCATGCTCATGGTTGTTGCACTCCTAGCCGGTATATTTCAAGTCCTTTTTGGTCTCATAGGTCTAGGCAAACTCATTAAATATATGCCTTTTCCCGTTGTCAGTGGTTATCTTAGCGGTGTTGGTCTTTATATCATTGCATCCCAAACACCCAAATTTTTAGGTCTCCCGCAAGGTACTCATATTCTCGAAGCATTAAAAAATCCAACAACATGGCAATGGGAGAGTATGACCGTCGGATTCGTCACCATACTCACGATGTTTTATGCCGATAAAATCGTTCGCATCATCCCCGCTGTTATTTTGGCACTTATTATAGGAGTTTTAACCTATGGTTTACTGGGAATTGCAGATCCTCTACTCTTTGTCCCTAACAATCCTCTAGTCATCGGTGAACTGGGAGGAAGTAATGGAATTAATTTCCTCCAAATGTTCATCGGACGTTTTAACTCACTTGCCACTTTTTCCCTTAATGACCTCTCTCTACTCCTTTTTCCAGCATTAACGCTCGCGGCACTCCTCTCTATTGATACTCTCAAAACCTGCGTCATAATAGATTCAATGACACACTCATTCCATAATTCAAACAGAGAGCTCATCGCTCAAGGTTCTGGGAATATAACCTCATCATTGATTGGGGGGATGAGTGGTTCAGGTACAATGGGGGCAACAATGGTTAACCTCTCTAGCGGTGCACAAACTTCTCTCTCAGGGGTGATAGAGGGGGTAATGGCAATCCTCGCCTTTTTGCTTCTTGGGACGTTTATAGCGTGGATTCCCGTCGCTGCATTAGCAGGAATACTCATCGTTATCGGTTTACGGATGATTGATCGCCATAGTATTAAACTTCTCAAAACTTCAAAAACTGCCCTCGATTTTTTCATCATAGTCGTTGTTGCCCTCACCGCACTTACAGTGAGCCTTATCGCTGCTGCCGGTGTGGGGTTGGTGCTAGCAATTGTGTTATACATTATCCAACAAATAGGTGTCTCGGTTATCTATCGCCAACAAGATGGAAGTGAAATGAAAAGCAAAATTATCCGCTCCAATGAAGATGAATTATATCTTACAGAGCGGAGCAATGAATACTCTCTCTATGAGCTTCACGGCAGTCTCTTTTTTGGTACGGCTAATCAACTATATACAATGCTTCAAGAGGATTTACGACACAAAAAATATATTATCTTGGATATGAAGCGAGTACAAACCGTCGATTTAACCGCAGCCCATATTCTTCTGCAAATCAAAGATATTTTACACGATGCAGGAGGATATCTTATCCTCTCACGTCTACCTCATAAACTCCCAAGCGGTGATGATATGGAGAGTTATTTCAACCATGTCGGACTCTTAAAACATCTCAGTCCTATCAAAGTTTTTGATGATTTAGATGATGCTCTAGAGTGGGTCGAAGAAAAACTCTTAGCCGAAGAAGATAATCGAAATACAAAAGAGAGTCTCCTTTCTCTTGGAGATTTCAACCTCTTTAAAGGTCGTAAAGCCGATACGTTGGCTGAACTTGAAATGCTCCTTGTTAACGAATCGTATAAAAAAGGGGAGACAATCTACACGATTGGAGAATCAACAGGAGAGATATTTTTAATTCGTCGAGGTTCGGTGCGGATAATGCTCCCTTTTAATGAGCAAAAACATATTCATCTTAATACTTTGACCCAAGGGAGCTTTTTTGGAGAATTTTCATTTTTAGAAGGCACTCCGCACTACACCGATACCATTGCAGCAAGTGATACCGAACTGTACATGATTTCAAGAGAAACGTATGATCTCTTCTCAACGCAACACAAAAAAGCGGCACTCCATTTTATGGAAAGCCTAGCAACAGTCCTCGCAGAAAGACTCAAAGTAACACGTAATGAACTTGCCGTAGAAAATGATGTTTAG
- a CDS encoding CDP-alcohol phosphatidyltransferase family protein: MATIYDLKPAFQNLLRPIVQNLARLGATPNQITYAALVLSFIAGGAVALTHGALWTLLSIPAVMFVRMALNAIDGMLAKEHDMKSDAGAMLNEMSDVLSDAALYLPFALIGGVSALWVVLFVIMAILTEMAGVLGALIGGVRRYDGPMGKSDRAFVIGSLSLALGLGVLPDGWFDAIMIVATVMGAWTVLRRSVRGLKS; this comes from the coding sequence ATGGCGACCATCTACGATCTCAAACCCGCTTTCCAAAATCTTCTTCGTCCTATAGTCCAAAATTTGGCACGCTTAGGGGCAACTCCGAATCAAATCACCTATGCGGCACTCGTTCTCTCTTTTATCGCGGGGGGTGCCGTTGCCCTCACCCACGGTGCACTCTGGACACTGCTATCTATCCCTGCGGTGATGTTTGTGAGAATGGCGCTCAACGCAATCGATGGGATGCTCGCCAAAGAGCACGATATGAAAAGCGATGCGGGGGCAATGCTGAATGAGATGAGCGATGTCCTCTCCGATGCGGCGCTTTATCTCCCTTTTGCCCTAATCGGCGGTGTCTCGGCACTTTGGGTTGTGCTATTTGTTATTATGGCTATCCTCACTGAGATGGCAGGAGTACTCGGAGCACTCATCGGGGGAGTGAGACGCTATGATGGCCCGATGGGGAAAAGCGATCGTGCTTTTGTGATCGGTTCCCTCTCGCTGGCTCTTGGGCTGGGAGTTTTGCCTGATGGGTGGTTTGATGCCATTATGATCGTCGCCACAGTGATGGGAGCGTGGACGGTACTTCGACGCTCTGTGCGGGGGTTAAAATCATGA
- the thrC gene encoding threonine synthase, translating to MKFIETRGNDGIHPQQVTFSEAILSPIASFGGLYVPSELPNLGEAFLSKHLNSSYKELAKDLLTTLAIDIDGSVIDEALSLYDKFDDPTNPVPVVKVRDDLYVSELYHGPTRAFKDMALQPFGVVLSSIAQKRGEEYLILAATSGDTGPAALETFKNRANVRVACLYPDGGTSDVQRLQMVTEDAQNLKVIGIHGDFDDAQSALKKLLGSATFKSTLKSKNISLSAANSVNFGRIIFQIIYHIHSYLELIRQNVIVMGEKVYLDVPSGNFGNALGGYYAMKMGLPVEKIIIASNENNVLTRLINTGRYDLRNDKVVSTTSPAMDILISSNVERILFDLFGSERTKELMAGLEAERFYALSDDEAMKLHSLFSADYCNGAEGKAYIKEAFDSGYLMDPHTATCFKAYDCCATKKLKTIVYSTAEWTKFSPTIANALSGELDARDIDALESISKTANTPIPSMIKGLFTKPITQSSVIEKENIEMEILKFL from the coding sequence ATGAAATTTATAGAAACACGCGGAAATGACGGAATCCATCCACAGCAGGTTACCTTTTCAGAGGCGATTTTAAGCCCCATCGCATCGTTTGGGGGATTGTATGTTCCGAGCGAATTACCAAATCTTGGTGAAGCGTTCCTCTCTAAACATTTGAACTCCAGTTATAAAGAGCTGGCGAAAGATTTACTGACAACGCTTGCCATCGATATCGACGGCTCCGTAATCGATGAAGCCCTCTCACTCTATGATAAATTTGACGATCCGACCAACCCCGTTCCAGTCGTCAAAGTGCGTGATGATTTGTATGTGAGCGAACTTTATCATGGACCGACCCGCGCGTTTAAAGATATGGCATTACAGCCTTTCGGTGTGGTTCTCTCATCCATCGCTCAAAAACGGGGCGAAGAGTATTTGATTTTAGCGGCAACGAGTGGAGACACGGGACCTGCGGCGTTGGAGACCTTTAAAAACAGAGCGAATGTTCGTGTAGCGTGTCTCTATCCCGATGGGGGAACGTCGGATGTTCAACGTCTTCAAATGGTGACGGAAGATGCGCAAAACCTCAAAGTGATCGGGATTCACGGTGACTTTGATGATGCGCAAAGTGCGTTGAAAAAGCTTTTAGGTTCGGCTACGTTTAAATCAACACTTAAATCGAAAAATATCTCCCTTTCTGCGGCAAATTCAGTCAATTTCGGACGGATTATTTTTCAAATCATTTACCATATCCATAGTTATCTCGAACTCATTCGTCAAAACGTGATTGTAATGGGTGAAAAAGTGTATCTCGATGTCCCGAGCGGAAATTTTGGAAATGCGCTCGGTGGGTATTACGCGATGAAAATGGGGCTTCCAGTTGAGAAGATCATTATTGCATCGAATGAAAATAATGTCCTTACACGCCTTATTAATACCGGTCGTTATGATCTACGTAATGATAAAGTAGTCTCAACGACTTCTCCGGCGATGGATATTTTGATCTCTAGTAATGTTGAGCGTATTTTATTCGATCTTTTTGGGAGTGAGCGAACTAAAGAGTTGATGGCTGGTTTGGAAGCGGAACGTTTTTATGCCCTCAGCGATGATGAAGCAATGAAGTTACATTCACTCTTTTCCGCCGATTATTGTAATGGTGCAGAGGGCAAAGCGTATATCAAAGAGGCATTTGATAGTGGCTATTTGATGGATCCGCATACTGCGACGTGTTTTAAAGCGTATGACTGTTGTGCAACGAAAAAACTAAAAACTATTGTTTATTCGACGGCAGAGTGGACAAAATTTTCTCCGACGATTGCGAATGCTTTGAGTGGTGAATTGGATGCACGCGATATCGATGCACTTGAGTCAATCTCAAAAACAGCCAATACACCGATTCCATCAATGATTAAAGGGTTGTTTACAAAACCGATAACTCAATCGAGTGTTATTGAAAAAGAGAATATCGAAATGGAAATTTTGAAATTTCTCTAA
- a CDS encoding lysophospholipid acyltransferase family protein, whose translation MLKWLFFALIVRPTVLLIFGVHVRGREHLSIDKPCIIVANHNSHLDTLVLMSLFPLRKIHRIRPVAAADYFMKNRLIAWLSTQFIGIIPLSRKVERSHTHPLESVRQALEAGDSIILFPEGSRGEAEQMSKFKSGVAHLAKMAPHISVVPIYLGGAGKVLPKGEALLVPFIIDVHINEPMMIGEEDTQAFTERLEEVIKKAGERDI comes from the coding sequence ATGCTAAAATGGCTCTTTTTCGCCCTCATCGTCCGTCCTACGGTACTGCTGATTTTCGGAGTGCATGTACGAGGGCGCGAACATCTAAGTATCGATAAACCCTGCATCATCGTCGCCAACCACAACAGCCATCTCGATACACTGGTGCTCATGAGCCTCTTTCCTTTGCGTAAAATTCACCGTATCCGCCCCGTCGCGGCGGCGGACTATTTTATGAAAAACCGCCTCATCGCGTGGCTCTCGACCCAGTTCATCGGGATTATCCCGCTGAGCCGAAAGGTAGAGAGATCGCACACCCATCCTCTCGAATCGGTGCGCCAAGCCCTCGAAGCGGGGGACAGTATCATCCTCTTTCCCGAAGGGAGTCGCGGAGAAGCGGAGCAGATGAGCAAATTCAAATCGGGGGTCGCCCATTTGGCAAAAATGGCTCCCCATATCAGTGTTGTCCCCATCTATCTCGGCGGTGCGGGAAAAGTGCTCCCCAAAGGGGAAGCGTTACTCGTCCCCTTTATCATCGATGTTCATATCAATGAGCCGATGATGATCGGCGAGGAAGATACCCAAGCGTTTACGGAGCGCTTGGAAGAGGTTATTAAAAAGGCAGGGGAGAGGGATATATGA